The Medicago truncatula cultivar Jemalong A17 chromosome 4, MtrunA17r5.0-ANR, whole genome shotgun sequence genome includes a region encoding these proteins:
- the LOC112421353 gene encoding TMV resistance protein N-like — protein sequence MSNNTPPHSKYDVFVSFSGKEIRSGFLSHLVKAFCQKQINAFVDDKLKRGDDISDSLGEAIEGSFISLIIFSENYACSHWCLKELVKIVECKEKYAQIVIPVFFRVDPTDIRHQKRSYENAFAEHEKKYSSYEVQMWKHALKISANLSGITSSSFQ from the coding sequence ATGTCAAACAATACTCCTCCTCATTCAAAGTATGATGTTTTTGTAAGCTTTAGTGGCAAGGAAATCCGTAGCGGCTTTCTTAGCCATTTGGTTAAGGCTTTTTGTCAAAAGCAAATAAATgcttttgttgatgacaaacttAAGAGGGGAGATGACATATCAGATTCACTTGGTGAAGCAATCGAAGGATCATTCATTTCATTgatcatattctcagaaaactATGCTTGTTCACATTGGTGTTTAAaagaacttgtgaaaatagtTGAGTGTAAAGAGAAATATGCACAAATTGTAATACCTGTTTTCTTCAGGGTAGATCCTACAGATATACGACATCAAAAAAGGAGTTATGAAAATGCATTTGCTGAACATGAAAAAAAGTATAGCTCATATGAGGTGCAGATGTGGAAACATGCTTTGAAAATATCTGCTAATTTGTCAGGAATTACATCATCAAGTTTTCAGTAA
- the LOC11422738 gene encoding probably inactive leucine-rich repeat receptor-like protein kinase IMK2 — protein MENNTWHNVKDLIFTFFNTNPLQKCRKNQKGHFILLVFVLFIGFTIEPVLGNLWDGVVVTQSDFQSLRAIKNELIDSKGVLKSWNDSGIGACSGNWIGIKCLKGEVVAIQLPWKSLGGKISEKIGQLQSLRKLSLHDNALVGSIPISLGFLPNLRGVYLFNNKLSGSIPPSIANCPMLQSFDVSHNLLIGKIPFGLANSTRIFRINLSYNSLSGSIPSSFMMSHSLTILSLQFNNLTGPIPSELGAVSRLRVLDLSNNAINGSFPLSFSNMSSLVSLNLENNQIENHVPDTFDMLHNLSAINLKNNKFDGKIPSTIGNISSISQIDLSHNKFSGEIPDSFTKLVNLSSFNVSRNNLSGPVPSLLSKRFNASSFEGNFGLCGYISSKPCPSAPPPHNLPAQSPDESPPKKHHRKLSTKDIILIVAGVLLLILLLLCCFLLCCLVRKRASSSRKSSKAAKAAASARSVEKGGSAGGGEAVSGGEAGGKLVHFDGPFVFTADDLLCATAEIMGKTAYGTAYKATLEDGNQVAVKRLREKTTKGHKEFEAEVASLGKIRHPNLLALRAYYLGPKGEKLLVFDYMSRGSLASFLHARGPEIVVEWPTRMKIAIGITNGLFCLHNQENIVHGNLTSSNILLDEQTNPHITDFGLSRLMTTSANTNIIATAGSLGYNAPELSKTKKPTTKTDVYSLGVILLELLTGKPPGEPTNGMDLPQYVASIVKEEWTNEVFDLELMRDGPTIGDELLNTLKLALHCVDPSPSARPEVKQVLQQLEEIKPELVEVEVDDDGAKVQTNE, from the exons ATGGAGAACAATACTTGGCataatgttaaagatttgatttttaccttttttaacACAAACCCACTTCAGAAATGTAGAAAAAACCAAAAgggtcattttattttattggtttttgtGCTTTTTATTGGTTTTACTATTGAGCCTGTTTTAGGTAATTTATGGGATGGTGTGGTTGTAACACAATCTGATTTTCAATCCTTAAGAGCTATTAAAAATGAGCTTATTGATTCAAAAGGGGTATTGAAAAGCTGGAATGATAGTGGTATAGGTGCTTGTTCAGGTAATTGGATTGGAATCAAATGTTTGAAAGGGGAAGTTGTTGCAATTCAGCTTCCTTGGAAAAGTTTAGGCGGAAAAATTTCTGAGAAAATTGGTCAACTTCAATCTCTTAGAAAATTAAGTCTTCATGATAATGCACTTGTTGGTTCTATTCCTATTTCTCTTGGTTTTTTACCTAATCTTAGAGGTGTTTATCTTTTCAATAACAAGCTTTCAGGTTCTATTCCACCTTCTATTGCTAATTGTCCAATGCTTCAATCTTTTGATGTTAGTCATAATTTGCTTATTGGTAAAATCCCTTTTGGTTTAGCAAATTCCACTAGGATTTTCAGGATTAATTTGAGTTATAATTCACTTTCTGGTTCAATTCCTAGCTCATTCATGATGTCACATTCTTTAACTATTCTTTCTCTTCAATTCAATAATTTAACTGGTCCTATTCCTAGTGAATTAGGTGCAGTTTCAAGGCTTAGAGTTCTTGATTTGTCAAACAATgctatcaatggtagttttccTTTAAGCTTCTCTAATATGTCTTCTCTTGTTTCATTGAATCTTGAAaacaatcaaattgaaaatcatGTGCCTGATACTTTTGATATGTTGCATAACCTTTCTGCGATTAACTTGaagaacaataaatttgatgGTAAAATTCCATCAACTATTGGTAATATCTCAAGCATTAGTCAAATTGATTTGTCTCATAACAAATTTTCTGGTGAAATTCCTGATTCTTTTACTAAGCTAGTGAATCTAAGTTCATTCAATGTGTCTCGTAACAATCTATCTGGTCCTGTTCCATCACTACTTTCCAAAAGATTCAATGCTAGTTCATTTGAAGGAAACTTTGGTCTATGTGGTTACATAAGTTCAAAACCATGTCCTTCAGCACCACCGCCGCATAATCTTCCAGCTCAATCACCAGATGAATCTCCTCCAAAGAAACATCACAGAAAATTAAGCACAAAGGACATTATCCTCATAGTAGCTGgtgttcttttgttaattttgctATTACTTTGCTGCTTTTTGCTTTGTTGTTTAGTCAGGAAAAGAGCTTCTTCAAGCAGAAAGAGTAGTAAAGCTGCTAAAGCTGCTGCTTCTGCTAGGAGTGTGGAGAAAGGTGGTTCAGCTGGTGGTGGTGAAGCTGTATCGGGAGGTGAAGCCGGTGGCAAGCTGGTTCACTTTGATGGACCATTTGTGTTCACCGCTGATGATCTTTTGTGTGCAACTGCTGAGATAATgggcaaaacagcttatggaaCAGCTTACAAGGCAACATTGGAAGATGGTAATCAAGTTGCTGTGAAGAGATTGAGGGAGAAGACTACTAAAGGACATAAGGAGTTTGAAGCTGAGGTTGCATCACTTGGCAAAATCAGACATCCGAATCTTTTGGCGCTTAGGGCTTACTATCTTGGACCTAAAGGAGAGAAGCTGCTTGTCTTTGATTACATGAGTAGAGGAAGCCTAGCATCATTCCTTCATG CTCGTGGACCTGAAATTGTCGTCGAATGGCCAACAAGGATGAAAATAGCTATTGGAATCACTAATGGTCTATTTTGCTTACACAACCAAGAGAATATAGTTCATGGGAATCTCACCTCAAGCAACATACTATTGGATGAGCAAACAAATCCTCACATCACAGATTTTGGTCTTTCAAGACTAATGACAACTTCTGCCAACACCAACATCATTGCTACAGCAGGAAGTCTTGGATACAATGCACCGGAGCTTTCAAAGACAAAGAAACCTACCACAAAAACCGATGTTTACAGTCTCGGCGTCATTCTTTTGGAGCTTTTAACTGGTAAACCACCAGGAGAACCAACAAATGGAATGGACTTGCCTCAATATGTTGCATCCATTGTTAAAGAAGAGTGGACAAATGAAGTGTTTGATTTGGAACTCATGAGGGATGGACCAACCATAGGAGATGAACTTCTTAATACATTGAAATTAGCTTTGCATTGTGTTGATCCATCACCTTCTGCTAGGCCTGAGGTTAAACAAGTTTTGCAGCAATTAGAAGAGATTAAACCAGAATTGGTTGAAGttgaagttgatgatgatggaGCAAAGGTTCAAACAAATGAATAA
- the LOC11417201 gene encoding protein SUPPRESSOR OF npr1-1, CONSTITUTIVE 1-like, whose amino-acid sequence MVTANELTKHMVTVIQAFLNSLLKKESEQVRVIGIWGMGGIGKTTIAEEIFSQNRSDYDGCCFLEKVSERLKAHGGVGCLKESLLSELLKESVKELSGDIKRRISRMKVLIVLDDVKETDQLEMLFGTLDWFQSDSRIILTSRDKQVLRTNEVDHDGLYEVRVLDSSEALELFNLNAFKQSHPEMEYYELSKRVIEYAKGVPLVLKVLAHMLRGKNKEVWESQLDKLKRLPVQKVHDVVKLSYDDLDRLEKKYFLDIACFFNGLNLKVDYMKHLLKDCDSDNYVAGGLESLKDKALITISEDNVISMHDILQEMGREVVRQESREHPEKRSRLWDVDDICDVLKNDKGSDAIRSIRVNFLENRKLKLSPHVFDKMTNLQFLDFWGYFDDYLDLFPQGLESFPTGLRYLHWIDYPLKSFSEKFFAENLVILDLYLGRMEKLWCGVQNLVNLKEVTIICASFLKELPDFSKATNLKVLSVTACDNLESVHPSIFTLEKLVHLDLSSCVSLTTFTSNSNLSSLHYLDLSNCLKLSEFSVTLENIVELDLSGCPINALPSSFGCQSNLETLNLSDTEIESIHSSIKNLTRLRKLYIRFSNKLLVLPELPSSVESLLVDNCESLKTVLFPSTVAEQFKENKKRVEFWNCFNLDELSLINIGLNLQINLMKFTHQHLSTLEHDEYAESYVDYKDNFDSYQAVYVYPGSSVPKWLEYKTTMDGMIVDLSPLHLSPLLGFVFCFILPETKEYCKKVECNITAIDVEGDGEKDGFNIYTDLKHVYKTPSDHVCMIYDQPCSQHLTRIAKNQTSFKIKVTAWTIPWFNEEDEPRREVKLKGFGMSPINQSTYRNLIQQMEIKEAEKKEEATKQSVTKVGR is encoded by the exons ATGGTGACTGCAAATGAATTAACGAAGCATATGGTGACTGTAATTCAAGCATTTTTGAATTCATTGTTAAAGAAAGAGTCAGAACAGGTCCGTGTTATTGGAATTTGGGGCATGGGCGGTATTGGCAAGACAACTATTGCAGAAGAAATATTTAGCCAAAATCGTTCCGATTATGATGGTTGTTGTTTCTTGGAAAAGGTCAGTGAAAGGTTAAAAGCACATGGTGGAGTTGGATGTTTAAAGGAAAGCCTTTTATCTGAACTATTGAAAGAGTCTGTGAAAGAATTGTCCGGTGATATAAAGAGACGGATTAGCCGCATGAAGGTTCTTATCGTTCTTGATGATGTCAAGGAGACAGATCAGCTCGAGATGTTATTTGGAACTCTTGATTGGTTTCAATCTGATAGTAGAATAATTCTAACATCCAGAGATAAGCAAGTACTAAGGACTAATGAAGTTGATCATGATGGTCTATATGAGGTTAGGGTATTGGATTCTAGTGAAGCACTTGAGCTTTTCAATTTGAATGCCTTTAAACAAAGTCATCCTGAAATGGAGTACTATGAGCTATCAAAGAGGGTGATCGAATATGCCAAAGGAGTTCCATTAGTTCTTAAAGTTTTGGCTCATATGCTTCGTGGAAAAAACAAAGAAGTATGGGAAAGTCAGCTAGACAAACTTAAAAGACTGCCAGTTCAAAAAGTTCATGATGTAGTGAAACTCAGTTATGATGATCTTGATCGTTTAgagaaaaagtattttttagatATTGCATGTTTCTTCAATGGGTTGAATTTGAAAGTGGATTACATGAAACATTTATTGAAAGATTGTGATAGTGATAATTACGTGGCTGGTGGGTTAGAAAGCTTGAAAGATAAAGCTCTTATAACTATTTCTGAAGATAATGTTATATCTATGCATGACATTCTACAAGAAATGGGTCGGGAGGTAGTTCGCCAAGAATCTAGAGAACACCCTGAAAAACGCAGTCGATTATGGGATGTTGATGACATTTGTGATGTATTGAAAAATGACAAG GGTTCTGATGCTATCAGAAGCATACGTGTAAACTTCTTAGAAAATAGGAAGCTAAAGTTAAGCCCTCATGTATTTGATAAGATGACCAACCTccaatttttggatttttgggGTTATTTTGATGACTATTTGGATCTTTTTCCTCAAGGGCTTGAATCTTTTCCAACTGGTTTAAGATATCTTCATTGGATAGATTACCCTCTAAAATCATTCTCAGAGAAGTTTTTTGCTGAGAATCTTGTTATATTGGACTTGTATCTTGGTCGAATGGAAAAGCTATGGTGTGGAGTACAG AATCTAGTTAATTTAAAGGAAGTTACAATCATTTGTGCAAGCTTCCTGAAGGAGTTACCAGACTTTTCAAAAGCCACAAATCTTAAAGTATTGAGTGTCACTGCTTGTGATAATTTGGAAAGCGTCCATCCATCTATTTTTACTCTTGAGAAGCTTGTGCATTTGGACCTAAGTTCTTGTGTTTCCCTTACAACATTTACCAGCAATTCCAATTTAAGCTCCCTCCATTATCTCGACCTTTCAAATTGCCTAAAACTAAGTGAGTTCTCAGTGACTTTAGAGAATATAGTAGAACTAGATCTATCGGGCTGTCCCATCAATGCACTGCCATCATCTTTTGGATGTCAAAGCAATCTAGAAACCCTGAATTTAAGTGACACTGAAATTGAGAGCATACATTCAAGCATCAAGAATCTTACAAGACTAAGAAAATTATACATACGATTTTCCAACAAGCTTCTGGTTCTACCCGAGCTTCCTTCATCAGTTGAAAGTCTACTTGTTGACAACTGTGAATCACTAAAGACTGTATTGTTCCCTTCAACAGTTGCTGAACAATTCAAGGAAAACAAGAAAAGGGTTGAGTTCTGGAATTGCTTCAACTTGGATGAACTTTCTCTGATAAATATTGGGTTGAATCTGCAAATCAATTTGATGAAGTTTACACATCAACATTTATCAACACTGGAACATGATGAATATGCTGAAAGTTATGTTGATTACAAAGATAACTTTGATTCTTATCAAGCAGTGTATGTGTATCCTGGAAGTAGTGTTCCAAAGTGGTTGGAGTACAAGACAACAATGGATGGCATGATTGTTGATCTCTCTCCACTTCATCTCTCCCCTTTGTTGggttttgttttttgctttATCCTTCCTGAGACCAAGGAATATTGTAAGAAAGTTGAATGCAACATCACTGCAATTGATGTTGAGGGTGATGGTGAAAAGGATGGTTTCAATATTTACACGGATTTGAAACATGTCTATAAAACACCATCAGATCATGTGTGTATGATTTACGACCAACCTTGTTCTCAGCACCTAACTAGAATAGCAAAAAATCAGACAAGCTTTAAAATCAAGGTTACAGCATGGACAATACCCTGGTTTAATGAAGAGGATGAACCAAGACGAGAGGTAAAGTTAAAAGGGTTTGGCATGAGCCCCATAAACCAGTCAACATATCGCAATCTAATTCAACAAATGGAAATAAAAGAAgcagaaaaaaaggaagaggcGACAAAACAAAGTGTGACAAAAGTTGGGAGATGA